Within the Arachis duranensis cultivar V14167 chromosome 10, aradu.V14167.gnm2.J7QH, whole genome shotgun sequence genome, the region TTAagacaaatattaattatttttaatattttaatattaaaaatcttgagagtttgattttaattataactttgtaacatatttaattatttataataagggtaaagtatattttttgtccctgaagtttagcaaaagtttcaaaaatacccctaaattttattttgtttcaattttgtcccaaaaatttTTGATTTACATCAAATATACTCTCGACagttaaattttcataaaatttaagaccaatctaacaataatgcatgaaaattttgtttgatttgcttgtgttgaaggttgttcttataaaattgttgttgaattagccttaaattttttgaaaaattagtcgtCAGGATACATTTGatacaaatcgaaaacttttggaacaaaattgaaacaaaataaaacttaggagtatttttaaaatttttgttaaactacaggaataaaaagtatattttacccttataataataattactacatatattttatttaatttttaatacaattttttatatttatataattttatgtattatcccATATAGAATGCGAAAACATACATTAGTATATTTAACTATTAAGTTATCAAAAACAGTTTTTGCACTATATACATTTAATGTatctattaataaatatattttgtatctTGTATTGCAAATTTTgtacacattttttatttatgttttatattcattttattaataaatgtaTTATAcgcaaaaaaaaattctataataaatattactcTTTTATATAGAATTATGTTATTAATAATAGTCATAATATATAGCCATAATATGTTCGTATAATAAGTATCTTTATATTAATTAggaattattttataatatcgTTTTTTAGTCCCGTTCATTAGAAAGTAGAGAACCAGAAATCCTGAAGAATATGTGCGTTTAAGTAGaagtttcatttttattttatgttattttatattatataacatTGGACAGTATCCGAAATAAGGCAGAAAAGGCTATTATCAAAGAAATCTTTGAATTAAAACAGCAAAGAACTTGGATTCCTAGTTTTGGTTTGATCCAAAAGGGAGGCTAATAAAGTTGCCAATTCATAGCTAAAGAAGGAGCTCAATCAGAATTAGATTTCCGGGAGTGGCTAAGTGCAAATAGTTCGGTTCATGCCGCTATTATGTTTTATTGTGGTTGTTAGGAATTTagattctctaaattttaaatttttacttgaGATGGTAAAATATAATCTCTCACTTTTGAATAGTTTTCTCTCATACTTTCTCTATAAATGGTGAGAAATCACACTTTACCCTTTAAAAtaacattcaaaatttagaagattcAAATCCGATTGTTAGGAACCTAGCTATATTAGTTTTTTTCTTTAGATTTGccttttcatttctttctcttttgtatCTCATTCactcaaaacaaaagaaaattaggCTAGTCAGGAAAACGAGTTTTAGAGTGTGTTCCCAGTCAAAAAGAATCTCACACCATCTTGATTCGTTTGCAGCTTGAATTAGAATTACGGATCCCTCTAGTGGTCACGGAATACGCTGCAGATGCTGATTTCAGAGAGGGAGATTTGTCAATATACGCATGCCGTTCATCGCCATTCCAAAATAAGATTATCCGATTCGTGCATGAATGCGACCAGCTATCGCCTGTTCAATCGTTATAAACAACAAACAAAGCTTTCAACAAAAATGCATCTGATCAAGGGATGAAtacaataaagtaaaaaataaaacacttaCCTAGTGCAAGGGTCAATTGATATGAACCTTCAATGTACTTGGTTGTCACTTGATTCAAAAGAACAACCTACCAAACACAATCAAGATTTAGTTTTTGTTCActgttaatgaaaaaaaaaattatacagacATCTATTTATATATGATTACATCAGTAAGCATAAGAACTTTTTATATCCACAATTTGAATGATcgtataaaagaataaatttgaaCGAATGGCAAAAATCTAAGGTGGAAAAGAAGAGTAAAAGATAACAGAGAAAGCCATCAAGTATTGGGGGAAGAAGTCAAGGTAATAACAGCAACTTGATTTGTTTGCAATCACAGATTATAAAGTTAAAAAACACCTCTGGcagaaagaataaaaatagtttCTTACAGCCAAACAGAACTTTCTTGCAAGCTTCATCAACTTCAAAGCCATTTCATTCAATAACCGAGTCCTGAGTGCCATGTCATCAAAATCTTGGCGGAAATGGAAGGTGACACTGTCAATAATGATGATTTTTACCTGGAATATCATAATCAGTACCGATCATGATAGAACTCTTAAAAATGTACAACAAATATTAATTGAAAACAGttggaaagaaaacaaaaagctacttcTATAGGTCCATGTCTAGAATCCAGCAAATACTATGTGACTGACTAATGCTAAAATAAAAATCGAGAATTGTCATCAAGATGCATTTATAAAAGTTATCAATTAATGGATAAAATATACTCACATCTTTATGCTCTTCAATGAATTTATCTAAGTAATTCACCAAAGCAATTTGTTCAGTATAGCTGCAAACGCGAAAATAGAATATATTTTCCAATATACTATTAGGGTGCATTTTGACTTCGCAATCTTGAACATTGTTGTGAAAGTGGTGGCTATATTCTGGCATGTCTTCTATGCATGCTTCCGCAATTTGTAAAACACGTTCAACCATAAAACTTCCCTCTGTGTCTGAGTATAACACAGGTGAAAAAATTCCAATAAATgatcttaataaatcaaatgtTGCAAGAGTTATAGATCTGATTAAGGCTCTTACCAATGTATATTGCCTTCCCACCTAGACCACCATACTCTAGTGGAATCTGAACATTTACTGCAAGTTGAATCCTGCAAATGTAAACAACCAAATTTCACTactaaaattaaccaaaataattcaCAATTTAGGATGAAATGAAAACAAGAACATGAGGTGAAAAATTGGGATGACAAAGCATACCCAATTTGTGTTTTACCAATGCCGGGAACTCCAcctaattaaataaacatagaATTATATTGCAACCCGTAATaaggaagaaggaaagaagaaaactGTTGTAACATTCATGCTCGTAAACAAgttaaagaacatgcaatttaATTAGAAATCATAAACAATTTGTTCATATTAGGAGAATCCAAAGCAGTCGCTAACCTAATTCAGTAACTTCTTTGCAGGTAATCCCTCCACCAAGGATGTTATCTAGATCCACACAAGATGTCGTAATGCGAGTATTAAACTTTTCCTCATTGAGCATAGTCCACGCGGTCTGACCACCTTACATGCACAAAACACCAAATGAATAAAAAGCAAAGCAAAAAGGAAGGATTATATGAAATTCTTTGGACAATCATGCACAGTAGAATCCTAAAGCAAATTGAATTCATaacacacaaaacaaaaatataagcATTCCAATAGTAAGGGAAAGTCACATACTCGCATAACCTGGTAA harbors:
- the LOC107470779 gene encoding DNA repair protein RAD51 homolog 3 yields the protein MEVGMLPISASKRGKLLAAGYTSLRSISRASASQLATDIEVSEDEACEILKYASQTSALDRSIGNSNTSNLYGGQTAWTMLNEEKFNTRITTSCVDLDNILGGGITCKEVTELGGVPGIGKTQIGIQLAVNVQIPLEYGGLGGKAIYIDTEGSFMVERVLQIAEACIEDMPEYSHHFHNNVQDCEVKMHPNSILENIFYFRVCSYTEQIALVNYLDKFIEEHKDVKIIIIDSVTFHFRQDFDDMALRTRLLNEMALKLMKLARKFCLAVVLLNQVTTKYIEGSYQLTLALGDSWSHSCTNRIILFWNGDERHAYIDKSPSLKSASAAYSVTTRGIRNSNSSCKRIKMV